In the genome of Drosophila kikkawai strain 14028-0561.14 chromosome 2R, DkikHiC1v2, whole genome shotgun sequence, the window GCATATTATTCATTATATTATCTTTGGCTCTACGCTTTCCCATTTCATCAACTCTTTGACCTGAATCTAAGTATTAACCCACTCCAAATGAACTCTCCCCCTCTTCGTTTTGTGTCTCCCTTGTTTGTCGCCCCACCACCCAAGCCAACATCTACTCAATCTCATCTCTCTGCTCTGATCCgatctgctctgctctgcccCCTTCTTGTACTCCATATGCCAACGCCATTTTAGAGTAGTCATCAAGAGACATTTGCGGTAATGTATGCGTCttgccaaaaaccaaaacgaacCATGTGTAGTATAGCCCCTGTATATGATGGTTGCGTATGCGGCGTATGCCTTTATGTTTTCGTCGTTGagctgattttattttgttgcgGAATGTAGCCACAATTTctttgtacatatgtatattatttcaagACTGGAGATAAAGATCTGCCCGAGAAAAGCTCGAAAAGCCCCATTCCGCATCCCGTAATCCCGTTCCCAACTAATTGCAGAACTTCTCCGTGAACACAAACAAGTACATAAGGGTAAGGATTGTGACCCAGGGTCAGAGTGAGTCGTCCATCGAGGTAACCAATGGAGTGAAGATGCTGGAAGTGGGTAATTCCAGCGGTGGTCCAGAGGTAAACTCCAGATGACCACCGACCGTGACAAGCTTTAGGAGATCGTCCAGTGTTTAGAGTTGAGATTCCCGCTTTTGTTTGCATGGCTTTGCTTTCTCCTTTTGCATGTTTCTGTAGACTAAAATGTAATCTAAGCACCGCTTGTGATGTCATCCACCGTGTCCTTGTCTGTTTGTGTGTAGATCGCTTTGtgtatgtttgtttgttgctaACCCGTAACCTATATTTCATGTAATGCAATTGTTCTCACACACATTCCTCCCAtctccacacacacagggcGAGCTGGAGCAACAGCTGCTGCAGGCGAATCCCATTCTGGAGGCCTTCGGCAACGCCAAGACCGTCAAGAACGACAACTCGTCGCGTTTCGTAAGTGCTGAATCGAAGTGGCTCCAAACAGGAGGAGAGAATGCATCACTCATTAATCGCATTGCAGGGCAAGTTCATCCGGATCAACTTTGATGCCTCCGGCTTCATCTCGGGGGCCAACATTGAGACCTATCTGCTGGAGAAGTCGCGTGCCATTCGTCAAGCGAAGGACGAACGAACATTCCATATTTTCTACCAACTGCTGGCGGGCGCCTCGCCGGAGCAGCGCGAAAAGTTCATACTCGATGACGTCAAGTCGTATGCATTCCTGTCCAACGGCAGCTTGCCCGTGCCCGGCGTGGACGACTATGCCGAGTTCCAGGCCACGGTCAAGTCGATGAACATCATGGGCATGACATCCGAGGACTTCAACTCGATATTCCGCATCGTGAGCGCCGTCCTCCTGTTCGGCAGCATGAAGTTCCGACAGGAGCGCAACAACGACCAGGCCACGCTCCCAGACAACACGGTGGCCCAGAAGATCGCCCACCTGCTCGGCCTCAGTGTGACGGACATGACGCGAGCCTTCCTGACGCCACGCATCAAGGTGGGCCGCGACTTTGTCACCAAGGCCCAGACCAAGGAGCAGGTGGAGTTTGCCGTGGAGGCCATTGCCAAGGCGTGCTACGAGCGCATGTTCAAGTGGCTGGTGAACCGCATCAACCGCTCCCTGGACCGCACCAAGCGGCAGGGCGCCTCCTTCATCGGCATCCTCGATATGGCCGGTTTCGAGATCTTCGAGCTCAACTCGTTCGAGCAGCTGTGCATCAACTACACCAACgagaagctgcagcagctctTCAACCACACCATGTTCATCCTGGAGCAGGAGGAGTACCAGCGCGAGGGCATCGAGTGGAAGTTCATCGACTTCGGGCTGGACCTGCAGCCCACAATCGACCTGATCGACAAACCCGGCGGCATCATGGCCCTGCTGGACGAGGAGTGCTGGTTCCCCAAGGCCACCGACAAGACGTTCGTCGACAAGCTCGTCTCGGCCCACTCCATGCACCCCAAGTTCATGAAGACGGACTTCCGCGGCGTGGCGGACTTCGCCATCGTCCACTATGCCGGCCGCGTGGACTACTCGGCCGCCAAGTGGCTGATGAAGAACATGGACCCGCTGAACGAGAACATCGTGTCGCTGCTGCAGGGCTCGCAGGATCCGTTCGTGGTGAACATCTGGAAGGATGCGGAGATCGTTGGCATGGCACAGCAGGCCCTGACCGACACCCAGTTCGGGGCCCGCACGCGCAAGGGCATGTTCCGCACCGTGTCGCATCTGTACAAGGAGCAGCTGGCCAAGCTGATGGACACGCTGCGCAACACGAACCCCAACTTTGTGCGCTGTATCATACCGAACCACGAGAAGCGCGCCGGCAAGATCGATGCCCCCCTGGTGCTCGACCAGTTGCGTTGCAACGGCGTCCTCGAGGGCATCCGCATCTGCCGCCAGGGCTTCCCCAATCGCATACCCTTCCAGGAGTTCCGCCAGCGTTACGAACTGCTCACGCCCAACGTCATTCCCAAGGGCTTCATGGACGGCAAGAAGGCCTGCGAGAAGATGATCCAGGCGCTGGAGCTCGACTCGAACCTTTATCGAGTGGGCCAGTCGAAGATCTTCTTCCGCGCCGGCGTCCTCGCCCACCTGGAGGAGGAGCGTGACTTCAAGATCTCCGACCTGATTGTCAACTTCCAGGCCTTCTGCCGTGGCTTCCTGGCCCGCCGCAACTACCAGAAGCGGCTGCAGCAGCTCAACGCCATCCGGATCATCCAGCGCAACTGCGCCGCCTATCTCAAGCTCCGCAACTGGCAGTGGTGGCGTCTCTACACGAAGGTCAAGCCCCTGCTGGAGGTGACCAAGCAGGAGGAGAAGCTTGTCCAAAAGGAGGACGAGCTGAAGCAGGTGCGCGAGAAGCTGGACACGCTGGCGAAGAACACACAGGAGTACGAGCGCAAGTATCAGCAGGCTCTAGTGGAGAAGACCACGCTGGCGGAGCAGCTGCAGGCCGAGATCGAGCTGTGCGCCGAGGCTGAGGAGTCGCGTTCGCGTCTGATGGCTCGcaagcaggagctggaggacaTGATGCAGGAGCTGGAGACCCGCatcgaagaggaggaggagcgcgTTCTGGCCCTTGGCGGCGAGAAAAAGAAGCTCGAGCTGCATATCCAGGATctggaggagcagctggaggaggaggaggccgcTCGCCAGAAGCTGCAGCTGGAGAAGGTGCAGCTCGACGCCAAGATTAAGAAGCACGAGGAAGACCATGCCATCACCGACGATCAGAACCAGAAGCTGCTCAAGGAGAAGAAGCTGCTGGAGGAGCGCGCCAACGATCTCTCCCAGACGCtggccgaggaggaggagaaggccAAGCACCTGGCCAAGCTCAAGGCCAAGCACGAGGCCACCATTGCAGAGCTGGAGGAGCGCATGCACAAGGATCAGCAGGTGCGACAGGAGTCCGATCGCACCAAGCGGAAGATTGAGACCGAGGTCGCCGACCTCAAAGAACAGCTCAACGAGCGTCGCGTCCAGGTGGAGGAGATGCAGGCCCAGCTGGCCAAGCGCGAGGAGGAGCTCACCCAGACCCTGATGCGGATAGACGAGGAGTCGGCCACCAAGGCCACTGCCCAGAAGGCGCAGCGCGAGCTTGAGTCGCAGCTGGCCGAAATACAGGAGGATCTCGAGGCCGAGAAGCTGGCCCGTGCCAAGGCCGAAAAGGTGCGTCGCGACCTCAGCGAGGAGCTCGAGGCGCTGAAGAACGAGTTGCTGGACTCCCTGGACACCACAGCCGGTAGGTTTTCGAGTCTCTCCCAGTGGAatcacaaataataattttctcaaatataACAGCCCAGCAGGAGCTGCGTTCTAAGCGCGAGCAAGAGCTGGCCACCCTGAAGAAGTCGCTGGAGGAGGAGACGGTCAACCACGAGGGCGTCTTGGCCGACATGCGGCACAAGCACTCCCAGGAGCTGAACAGCATCAATGACCAGCTGGAGAACCTGCGCAAGGCTAAGGCTGGTCTCGAGAAGGCCAAGGGCACCCTGGAGGCGGAGAATGCAGACCTGGCTACCGAGCTGCGTAGCGTTAATAGCTCGCGGCAGGAGAACGATCGCCGGCGGAAGCAGGCCGAGTCTCAGATAGCCGAGTTGCAGGTAAGACCGCATTACACATCCCAGTGACACAATTCCTTCACCAATTCTGTCCACTTAATCCTCAGGTTAAGCTGGCCGAGATCGAACGCGCCCGCTCGGAGCTGCAGGAGAAGTGCACAAAGCTGCAGCAGGAGGCAGAGAACATCACCAATCAGCTGGAGGAAGCGGAACTAAAGGCCTCCGCTGCCGTCAAATCGGCCAGCAACATGGAGTCGCAGCTCACTGAGGCTCAGCAGTTGCTGGAGGAGGAGACGCGCCAGAAGCTGGGCCTCAGCTCCAAGCTGCGTCAGATCGAGTCCGAAAAGGAGGCGTTGCAGGAACAGCtcgaggaggatgaggaggccAAGCGGAACTTTGAACGCAAACTGGCCGAGGTCACCGCCCAAATGCAGGAGATCAAGAAGAAGGCCGAGGAGGACGCCGATCTGgccaaggagctggaggagggcAAGAAGCGGCTCAACAAGGACATCGAGGCCCTGGAGCGGCAGGTCAAGGAGCTCATCGCCCAGAACGACCGGCTGGACAAGAGCAAAAAGAAGATTCAGTCGGAGCTGGAGGACGCCACCATCGAGCTGGAAGCGCAGCGCACGAAGGTGCTCGAGCTGGAGAAGAAGCAGAAGAACTTCGACAAAATCCTCGCCGAGGAGAAAGCCATATCAGAGCAGATCGCCCAGGAGCGCGACACTGCCGAGCGGGAGGCGCGCGAGAAGGAGACCAAGGTGCTGTCGGTGTCCCGCGAGCTGGACGAGGCCTTTGACAAGATCGAGGACCTCGAGAACAAGCGGAAGCAGCTCCAGAACGAGCTCGACGACCTGGCCAACACGCAGGGCACCGCCGACAAGAACGTCCACGAGCTGGAGAAGGCGAAGCGGGCGCTGGAGTCGCAGCTGGCGGAGTTGAAAGCACAAAACGAGGAGCTCGAGGACGATCTGCAGCTGACGGAGGATGCCAAGCTGCGCCTGGAGGTCAACATGCAGGCCCTGCGCTCCCAGTTCGACCGCGATCTGCAGGCCAAGGAGGAGGGCGCCGAGGAGAAGCGCCGCGGCCTGGTCAAGCAGCTGCGCGATCTCGAGGCCGAGCTTGACGAGGAGCGAAAGCAGCGCACCGCCGCTGTGGCGGCTAAGAAGAAGCTGGAGGGCGATTTGAAGGAGATCGAAACCACCATGGAGATGCATAACAAGGTGAAGGACGATGCCCTGAAGCACGCCaagaagctgcagctgcaggtcAAGGATGCGCTGCGCGATGCCGAGGAGGCCAAGGCGGCCAAGGAGGAGCTGCAGGCGCTGAGCAAGGAGGCCGAACGCAAGGTCAAGGCCCTGGAGGCGGAAGTATTGCAGCTGACCGAGGATCTGGCCAGCTCGGAGAGGGCTCGCCGCGCCGCCGAAACGGAACGCGACGAACTGGCAGAGGAGATCGCCAACAATGCCAACAAGGGATCCCTGATGATCGACGAGAAGCGCCGCCTGGAGACCCGCATTGCCACTctcgaggaggagctggaggaggagcagtcCAACTCGGAGGTGCTGTTGGACCGCAGCCGCAAGGCGCAGCTGCAGATCGAGCAGCTGACCACCGAACTGGCCAACGAGAAGTCCAACTCGCAGAAGAACGAGAACGGTCGCGCCCTTCTTGAGCGCCAGAACAAGGAGCTGAAGGCCAAGCTGGCCGAGATCGAGACGGCGCAGCGCACAAAGGTGAAGGCCACCATTGCCACGCTCGAGGCCAAGATTGCCAACctggaggagcagctggagaACGAGGGCAAGGagcggctgctgcagcagAAGGCCAACCGTAAGATGGACAAAAAGATCAAGGAGCTGACAATGAACATCGAGGACGAGAGGCGCCACGTCGACCAGCACAAGGAGCAAATGGATAAGGTGAGCCGTGAAAAATCTGGCTCCTggcaaaatttatatattacttaaattttttttcgttcttACAGCTGAATAGCCGCATCAAGCTACTCAAGCGCAATCTGGACGAGaccgaggaggagctgcagaaGGAGAAGACGCAGAAGCGCAAGTACCAGCGGGAGTGCGAGGACATGATTGAATCGCAGGAGGCCATGAACCGTGAGATTAACTCACTCAAAACGAAATTACGGTGAGTGAAGCCCCTTGTCAGGCAATGCATTCGTTAGAGCTGGACCTGGATGGGGGTGGGGGGAGTCTTCTCCTTGGGCCTTTTTTCTGGGTTgcattttgattattttgttttgaaatttgtCTTTGGTTCAAGCTCCATACAAGTGGCCGAGACTGAAAAGGCCAAGGCCTACTCGCCCAAAAAGGATGCCGCACTCATTATGAATTGTGAGGGTCTGCATTAGGTTTCCTTTCGCTTCGATTCGCTTCGTTTTCTTCTCGTAGGCTGTAAGTGCTGCCGCAGAGTCCGCAGAATCCGCAGAATCCAGTGAATGTCAACCGAACCCTTCCATCGTCTTTTCTCTGCATGTTAGGACAGACAGAACACCACACCAAACCAATCCAAAATGTGCGATTTAATGCCGCTCCTTCAACTTCCCTCCAAAATAGATCATAGAACGTTTTCCtatctgtttttattttatctgtTGCCCCTGCACTCTGCACGTTCACCCAGAAGTCCAGGCCAATACATGTACTAATCCTCCGTCTCGATCTTTCCCTTCCCAGACGCACCGGCGGTATGGGCCTCAGCTCCAGCCGGCTCACGGGCACACCTTCATCAAAGCgcaccggcggcggcggcggcggtggagaCGACAGCTCATCGGTGCAGGATGAATCCCTAGATGGAGAGGACTCTGGCAATTGACGCGTTAATTATTAGGTGAAGCAGAAGCGAAATTGGAAGAGAATAAGGAAGTGAAGAAGGCGGAGGAAGGTGAAGATGATGAGCGAAATAAACGATTATCTTtaatgtttcttttatataatttctctgttattttttatataaactatTATACatacttaaattaaaacgtaaacaaacaaaaccaacatTTTTATAACGAAAAAACGtaaacatacaaaaaaaaaaaacaatgttgTAAAACACTCCCACTTTATACAAAACCATAAACACATAAGATACTTTCCCCATCCCTCGAATGGCTGCAGTTTTGTGGGCAGCCAACGAAAATAAACGTAAAATTATACAACACAAACCAACCAAGAAACGTATTAACTTTGAGCTCCTCCTCCGAATCCGAAGTCCATATAACAAACAGTCCAATGACTCAATGCTTGCAGAGAGCCAGCAAGAGCCTCAAAAGGACACTCATTGCCACATCAATTAATTACCTAACATAGAACACATAGAGTACTACTCGATGCAATATGTAATTCATGCATTtaacaactaaaaaaaacgGTTTTCAAACAGAAATCGAGATCTGAACAGACCAGAAAATCAAATGTTGAACACGCAGCTAATATACgaatttcgtttttgtttagaactaaacaataaaatatttgctaCATGAACTGGATTTTTCTTTGGGTAGTTCAAAGCAATTAGGTAGTGGTTCGTCTTTTATATAccattcatttttttttaatgaggTTTATAAATCTACTCAAAGATTATAGAAGGCTCCGCTACAAGTCATAAACAGtttattgaacattttgtttttacaacATATATACAGCTGATAACTACAGACTAAAGGTAACTGGCGACTCTTTGTAGACTAAAGCTTACTCTTATTCGGTAAGAACTATTCTAGGATAAGCGCAGACAAATTCGAAAATCTCATCAAGttgaaaaaacaacaactttcCCCCGTACCCGCCCCTAACTAAATAACTAATGGCACTGTTCGATCACACGGATGGATGGCTAGCTACACCGACACCGGCATGTTGACGTGCTGCACCACGACGATTCCGCTGTTCAACGCCTCCAGCTCGGCGGATGACTTACTCTCCTGGAGCTGCTCCTCACGCCGGCTGTTCAGGAAGTAGACCCCGGCGATGATAAGGCTGAACGATGTCACCGATATGAGAAGGGTGCCGTACTTGAGAGCGAGCTGTATGGCGTCCAGGCCATAGGTGGTCATGAAGAGTGTGTGAAGCACATCTTCACCGAAGTCACCCGCGGTGATCTCGATCCAGATCAGCGGAAGTATGGTGGCATTAGCTATGCGCTCGGCCTTATCTGGAATAGATAGGATCGTGAGTAAAGGGGAAAGGATGTCCTCTAAGCCCTACTTACTTTCCAGTAATGGCGTCTTGTCAAGCATGATGTTGATCTGGACGCGTGAGGCTCCGCCGATGGGAAAGCCAAAGCGCGGATGGATATCGGCGTACGTCTGGTGCAGTTCCGCCACGGGTTTAATTCCATCAAAGAGATCGTAGTACGTCTTATTGCCGGTGAAAAAGTGCGGAAATGAGGGAAAGATGGGCGAGTCCCCGTAGCACTTGGTGGCGTTGATCACCCCGCTCTCGAAGCACATCTCCGTGTTCTTGCAGTAGCACGCGTTCGCTGGATTAAATTCGGGTTTGGCAAACACATTCATGGGCGTCTTGTAGCGAATCGCATCAATGTTGTTCAAGATGGTAACCTCCTTCTCGAAATGGAGCGGCACTTTCCGGCACAGGACCTGAAGGAACACATTTATGATGCTTCGATTCTGTAGCAGGTTCGGCGAGAACATTGAGGGCTCTGAGCCGTCAATGCGATTGCACTCGTCGCCATCCCAGTAGTCCAGCTGCGGCATCCCATTGAACTGGGTGATAATGCTGAATTTCCTGATGTCGTCCTCGCCTGTGTTTAGCTGCACCGAATCCACGCTGGTTCCGTTGCGCTAAGGAAAGATACCTATTAGAAAGCCGGGCAATGAACGCTTCAGAGGCTGGCACTTACGTTCATCAGGAGGCCAAAGCGCCTCTTCCCCATGCCCAGACTCTTCAGCTTGATGATCTTGTCCTCGTAACCCCAGAGAAAATCGGAGGCCGTTAGATTTTTGAAGAGCGGCTCCTTGTACTGTTTGATGAAGAAGCCGGCGAGTAATCGATCGCCGTACGCCATGCGTTTTACGTGTCCAGCTGCTGAGATAAGTGGCACATTTGGAACCATCAGCACCTCGTCCTCCCCAACAGACGACTTTTCCGGCAGAAACTTGTACGATTTGCGATCCTGAAATGGAATCACATGGTTGAGCCCAGGCAACACTCGTGAATGTCGGCATGATCCTTACCCTGAAGGTGACCGTAAAGTTATTGTTGAAGGAAACTTCATCTTTGACAGTGTGTTCTTGGTAAGTGAGCGGACCCACGTCCACGACTTTTATCTTGTCCGCCCGCCCCGCCAAGTAGTCATCGATATTGGGATAATGGAATATGTGCGCCTTCAGTAAGGTGTCGAATTTGGGGTCTGGGTTGAGCCAGTCTCTGGCCGTTTCCGAATTCTCGGCCAGAATCAGATTCTGTGGGTTAGTTCGATTTAGCTGGAAAGTAGTATTAAAGACTGCATAGTAGCATTTCTCACCTCCAGCATTGTGTTGTTGTAGAACTCGGTGAACCACATCACGAAGAATCCAGTGACGCCGATCACGAACAGCAGAAACATTACGCCCAGCACTGGGGGAAACGAAGGACGCGGATTAATCGAGCTGCCCGGCTTATCAACGGCGCTCTACTCACTTATCAGGGTTCCAATATCCTTGGACGTTGGCTCGTGGCTCTGCGCCTGATTTCGCAGTCCCAAGGCCTCCAGTATCATCTGCGGCACCGGCTTTGGCTTCGCGGCCCCATTCGCCATGGCGTAGCCCCCGAAGGTTCCCGTGCCCACCCTGTTCAGCTGGGAGTTGAGTGTGTTGGATTTGGACCTGATGGCGGCCACTGTGAGATCGCAGTCTTGGTGAGCAACCTCAGGGTTGCTGGTGGCTGCACGTGGCATTGTGGGTGTATCTGGGGCAGAGCTGAAAGTATTGTAAATGGAAGAGTTCTTATCGGGGGCTTATGTAAATCCCAATATTACGCCACAGCCTCCACGATATGTGCTTATTCCCTCCCATAAGCTATCTGTAGAAAGGCAAACACGTGGCGCCTCAAAGGGATAGCTTTGGCAGTAGATTACTAGCTTATCAGGCTGATTCTGGGACTTAAACTCGGGTTCAATGAACACATAGGcacaactacaacaactaGATTGTATCACTATTTTAGAGTCTCTGCGACGTACCTATAACACCTCTAGGAGCAATAGTATTTGTTGGATTTAATTGGTGCTAGGATCGATTATAATTAGTCAGTGGTTCGTTGTTCTCGATTCTCGGAGCAATCTTCCGCGGCTCGAGGATTCTTAACCATGCGATTACAGATGTTTTCACAAACTAATCGGTGCTTATATTCCCAGAGCCTTCGCATGCTGCTCGGCGATCGCTGCTTCTGCCCGTGCTGAAATCAAAGTTCAGCTCTATATACTCTCGTTCTTATCAGCAGCTTCTAGgaacacatatgtatattcgtGGTCCCAGTAGTATGTGCTAGGCAttaattcataaattaatCGAGACAACAAGTATCAGGGTGTGCTATTAAGTGTATGTGCATAGAGTTGAGCTTTGGCAACCATGGGGTAAGTTCTGATTTGCCAACTTTGAAAGCGGGTCGGTCAACGGCTCTGATAAGGCGCAACCTGAGCGTAGTAATTTTCCAATATTAACGATCGTTCTTGGGCTATACATGAATGTGACACGAACGCTAGGAGGGGGTTCTATTGATTATAATGTGACTACAATCTAATAGATAGTTGGTGGAACTGATGAGCTTTGGGAGGTAACCCGATGCAATTATTTGTCcctgtataaatttattaaactaaTGGTAAACATTTTGTATAATCCTCTTGAAATTCAAACAGATTGTAGGAGCTGGGACTTAACCCACTATTGGTAGATATAATAGTTTCGAATTTAACTACTTAGCTTATGAGGATTTGTGGCCAACCTGGTAGTGATTACCTTATGAACTAATCTGACCAAGAACTATGTTTTCTTTCCTACATATGCATAACATTACCAAACCTTTAGCATTAACTTATTTAGCCTAGTCTGTTTCCGGACACCTAAAGTCAAGTCTGATGGGAACTAGGGAAAAAATTCCGCTATCACCAAATACCACTGCACTTGACACCAACACTTACCGCCTGGAAGACTCCAATGGCAAGGTGCTAGACTTGTCGAGACGAAGGTTCCCGGTTTCCACCGCAGCCGCCCCCCTTTTCATCCGCTCGCCGGAATCAGTTGCAGAAAAGTGCCATTGACTGATAACGTGATGCGGGTGTGTGAGAGAGGCCCCGAGAGCGAAGAGCGGAGATCGGCGGCATGCACTTGTCGTGAGCTTTGCGGTACAGCtgtttggtgtttttttttttgaggtgGTGGGCAAACGTGCTCGCAACGAAATGGAAACGAAACCCCACTCACAGACACACGGGCACTAGTGGAGAGTGCACCCACACTCccagacacacacacctcTTATCTGGCGCTCTCTCGCTGTTTTGCTGCTTTGCTTTGCACTTTCGACGACTGCCAAACATTTGGCGTCTTAATTAACAATTTCGTCGTGTTTACGCTGTGTGCACAGCACAAAAAACACTGCTGAGCTGGCTGATGAATATTATTACTCCCCCTCCTCCCCCGCAGAGTGGTGATGATTCTCCTCCTAGTGGATGCTGCGAGTGGATGCAGCGgctgtatccgtatctgtatctatgcTGCGACTGCGACCGACTTGTTTTGTATCCGTGCCTCGCTTCTTCTCGTTTTCTTTCTCTCCACTTCTCCACACTTGGGGCTCTGTTCTTTTTGTTGCTCTGTGTGCCTTTGTTCGCCTGCTTCTTTGTTTTGTCGCCGTTCTCTTTTGTCAGCTCGatcgttgttattgttttttgttgttgttgttgttttttcttctcttgCTTCGATTAACTGGAGCTGCAgctggagttggagctggTTTTCCAGTGTTGTTTTCTCCCCCCCCCTTCCAGTCGAGGCTTAGTTTTCCCAGCTGAACAGCGACAATTAAATCCGGAGTATTTACGGGTAATTTGCGAGGAATTCGGTCGGTTATCGCTGTTCTATATAGCCACCGCTTGATCCACTTGCCCGCGGATTTTGATTAAGGTTTGATTGCACCTCGAAGCACTCGGTCCCGACCCACGCACTATCTACTGCTCCGATTAGATCTTCGCGGGGATTTGGGGCTTCCACTGGAGCACTGGTTCTCCGCTAGACTGGAATGGTGCGTACTGCCCACCAAACAAGTTATTACTACGACGCTCGGAATCAGTTCGCCCTGgcagtcagcagcagcagctggggcAGCAGCGCGACGCAGTCGCTCCTCTTTCCTCATTCCTCGCAGTCGCCGTCGACGTTGCCCCAGCGTCGCAGTCGGCGTCTCTGCCACTGGCACGGGCAGCAAGTGATAAGAGCGGGCGGTCAGCTACGATTGCTGATTACCGCTGCTGGACGAGCGACTGGCGGCGACAGCGCTGCCGGGAATCGGGATCTCTTGTTTACTACGTAGCAGCTTTGGCTTTTGTGCGTGCGCCGCGAGACAAAGTGCAAATTTAATCGTAGCGAACACACAAAGAACCCACTGATGGCGACCACTCTCGGCGGAGACGAGAGATGGCAGAACCAGATGGATGCAGCCTCCCAGCTGTTTCGTTCCGCTCCAGCCTCGTCATTATAGCCGGGCTAGGAGATGGAGCGGAAGAGAGAGCCTCAAACTGGATCGCGAACTGGCTTATTGTTTCCCCAGAGAACCACACTGTGAGAATAATAAGGAGAGAGTTTTTGACACTTATTAataatcttaaataatatattttgtttttgttttgaagaTCTATTAAGTAAATGTAGAAAAGGAAGAGCCCATGATCGTTGAGGGTTTCTATTTTATTGTAtcattaataataaatctatTCTGATTACCATCAGTATAATCTTGTCTAAGCCATGTTCCTTAATCGATTTTGTTGGATCTGATAGGGTATATAAACCTCAGCTTGCCAGAGGCAGCTAACAGcttctcattttttttaatttttaacaagtCCACAGTCCAACCGAAGAAGCGCTCGAGCAGTTAGTAAACGTTTTAATAGCAGTATTACCTAGTGCCACGATCTCCTCTATAGTACTTTTATCGCCTACTCCACAGCTCTGGGTCTATTCATAGGTGTGTGCGCACGCTTTGCTCAAGGGAATTGAAAAAACAGTTTAATTAGCACTTGAGCACTTAAGACGTTCTGGAACCCTTGACTTGGAGAATTGCATATTGTTTGCTCGAGCGGTTAACAAAGGCGGCGGGAAGTGCAGACGGAGCTCATCGGGATAGGTGCTCCCATCTCTCCCACTCTCAGTGCTCATTTCTCTGTTTCAATTTCGCAACTCTTGGATATATTTAGATTGGCTTATCATCGGGCTCTCGGACTGTCGGGACCGACTCCCGGCACGATCGCTGTGCGCGGCTAGAAGAACCCCCACCGAAGCCGAGTTATTGAACCCCACGGCCAGGCCACGATTGTGTGCCCAGGCATTTATCAGCTTAGTCAAGAGTTTACAACTCATCTGCCGTTCCCCGGCCGCACCGGAATCCG includes:
- the zip gene encoding myosin heavy chain, non-muscle isoform X2, giving the protein MSEEVDRNDPELKYLSVERNQFNDPATQAEWTQKRLVWVPHENQGFVAASIKREHGDEVEVELAETGKRVMILRDDIQKMNPPKFDKVEDMAELTCLNEASVLHNIKDRYYSGLIYTYSGLFCVVVNPYKKLPIYTEKIMERYKGIKRHEVPPHVFAITDSAYRNMLGDREDQSILCTGESGAGKTENTKKVIQFLAYVAASKPKGSGANFSVNTNKYIRVRIVTQGQSESSIEVTNGVKMLEVGNSSGGPEGELEQQLLQANPILEAFGNAKTVKNDNSSRFGKFIRINFDASGFISGANIETYLLEKSRAIRQAKDERTFHIFYQLLAGASPEQREKFILDDVKSYAFLSNGSLPVPGVDDYAEFQATVKSMNIMGMTSEDFNSIFRIVSAVLLFGSMKFRQERNNDQATLPDNTVAQKIAHLLGLSVTDMTRAFLTPRIKVGRDFVTKAQTKEQVEFAVEAIAKACYERMFKWLVNRINRSLDRTKRQGASFIGILDMAGFEIFELNSFEQLCINYTNEKLQQLFNHTMFILEQEEYQREGIEWKFIDFGLDLQPTIDLIDKPGGIMALLDEECWFPKATDKTFVDKLVSAHSMHPKFMKTDFRGVADFAIVHYAGRVDYSAAKWLMKNMDPLNENIVSLLQGSQDPFVVNIWKDAEIVGMAQQALTDTQFGARTRKGMFRTVSHLYKEQLAKLMDTLRNTNPNFVRCIIPNHEKRAGKIDAPLVLDQLRCNGVLEGIRICRQGFPNRIPFQEFRQRYELLTPNVIPKGFMDGKKACEKMIQALELDSNLYRVGQSKIFFRAGVLAHLEEERDFKISDLIVNFQAFCRGFLARRNYQKRLQQLNAIRIIQRNCAAYLKLRNWQWWRLYTKVKPLLEVTKQEEKLVQKEDELKQVREKLDTLAKNTQEYERKYQQALVEKTTLAEQLQAEIELCAEAEESRSRLMARKQELEDMMQELETRIEEEEERVLALGGEKKKLELHIQDLEEQLEEEEAARQKLQLEKVQLDAKIKKHEEDHAITDDQNQKLLKEKKLLEERANDLSQTLAEEEEKAKHLAKLKAKHEATIAELEERMHKDQQVRQESDRTKRKIETEVADLKEQLNERRVQVEEMQAQLAKREEELTQTLMRIDEESATKATAQKAQRELESQLAEIQEDLEAEKLARAKAEKVRRDLSEELEALKNELLDSLDTTAAQQELRSKREQELATLKKSLEEETVNHEGVLADMRHKHSQELNSINDQLENLRKAKAGLEKAKGTLEAENADLATELRSVNSSRQENDRRRKQAESQIAELQVKLAEIERARSELQEKCTKLQQEAENITNQLEEAELKASAAVKSASNMESQLTEAQQLLEEETRQKLGLSSKLRQIESEKEALQEQLEEDEEAKRNFERKLAEVTAQMQEIKKKAEEDADLAKELEEGKKRLNKDIEALERQVKELIAQNDRLDKSKKKIQSELEDATIELEAQRTKVLELEKKQKNFDKILAEEKAISEQIAQERDTAEREAREKETKVLSVSRELDEAFDKIEDLENKRKQLQNELDDLANTQGTADKNVHELEKAKRALESQLAELKAQNEELEDDLQLTEDAKLRLEVNMQALRSQFDRDLQAKEEGAEEKRRGLVKQLRDLEAELDEERKQRTAAVAAKKKLEGDLKEIETTMEMHNKVKDDALKHAKKLQLQVKDALRDAEEAKAAKEELQALSKEAERKVKALEAEVLQLTEDLASSERARRAAETERDELAEEIANNANKGSLMIDEKRRLETRIATLEEELEEEQSNSEVLLDRSRKAQLQIEQLTTELANEKSNSQKNENGRALLERQNKELKAKLAEIETAQRTKVKATIATLEAKIANLEEQLENEGKERLLQQKANRKMDKKIKELTMNIEDERRHVDQHKEQMDKLNSRIKLLKRNLDETEEELQKEKTQKRKYQRECEDMIESQEAMNREINSLKTKLRRTGGMGLSSSRLTGTPSSKRTGGGGGGGDDSSSVQDESLDGEDSGN